TCATCGTCCAAAAGGCGTGTTGTGAGACTGAACTTTCGCTGTCGCTCGTCCCAGTCGTCGGGGTCTTCCGCCTGCGGGGAGCCGTTGGACAGCTTGGCGTAGTACTCCTCGCGCAAGAGTTTCAGAAGGTAGTCGTCCCGCCGGTTCTCGAGTTTGTTCCGGAGTTCGTAAAGGCCCGCGCGACGCTTCCGGTGACGGGTGATCCGCATGCGCAGGAGCTGCCGGGAAAGCGGAGAGCTGCCCCAGTAGCCCTCCATCAGCCTCGTCAGGCCGACCTGCAGCGGATGCAGGAAGAGTGCGAAAACGATTGCCGTCAGAAGCAGCCAAGCGGCGCCACTCAGGTTCAGCCCGCCGATGCCCTGCACCATCTTGCGAAGGTCCGGTACACCGGATCCCCAGCTTCCGCTGGTGACCAGCGCGGTCGTCCACATGGTCAGGAAGAAGGAGGGAACCAGGCTGACGACACTGAAGTACTGCCCGATCTGGGCGCCGAGGCCGGCGAGGGCATCAGGAATCGACGGTCCGGGCACGAGCTATTTCCAGCGACCGATGATCTTCTTGCATACCGGGCAGAACGCCCACCGGCCCTCCTTGCGGAGCACACCCGTCCCGCACTGCGGGCATATCTTGCTTCCGGGACCCTCGTCTTCACCGGGAGGCCCGAGAGGAGGGAACTTGTCGGCGGCTGCGGCCAGGAGAGCCAGGACGAGGACGAGTCGAAGTCTTCGCATCCAGCCTCACCCCGCCCTCCAGGATTCGACCATGTTAGGCCAGCATTCAGGCTCAGTCGACAAGCCGGGGAGAGGTGGCGAGGTGGGGGTTTCGCCCTGGGCGGTGCCCGCCGTGGGGATCGCTGTGGTCGCCGTGGCCGGGGTGTTCGGCGCCGGGTGGGCCTGGCTGGCCCTCGGGGTGCTCCTCGCCTGCGGTGCGGGCTGGCTCGGCTGGGTCGTGCTTCGGGAGCCGCGGGCCGATAGCGTGGCCGGCATGGGGTTCACGATCAGGCCGCTCACGTTGGCGGTCATCCGGCGCGGCGACTCACTACTCGTCTTCGAAGGGCGCGACGAAGTCAAGGACGAGACCTACTACCGGCCGCTCGGGGGTGGGGTCGAGTTCGGCGAGAGCAGCAAGGACGCGCTCAAGCGCGAGTTCGGCGAAGAACTCGGCGCCGAGATCGAAGTCGGCGAACGGCTCGGCGTGCTCGAGAACGTCTTCACCTGGCGGGGTACTGCTGGGCACGAGATCGCCTTTCTCTACGAAGCCGTCTTCGTGGACCCGAGCTTCTACGAGCGCGACGAAATGAAGATCATCGACGAGCCCGCCACCGCGTGCTGGGTCGACCTCGCCGGCTTCCGCGACGGCAGCAAGATCCTCTACCCCGAAGGGCTCATGGGACTCCTCTCACCGGATC
This window of the Amycolatopsis balhimycina FH 1894 genome carries:
- a CDS encoding NUDIX hydrolase, translated to MGVSPWAVPAVGIAVVAVAGVFGAGWAWLALGVLLACGAGWLGWVVLREPRADSVAGMGFTIRPLTLAVIRRGDSLLVFEGRDEVKDETYYRPLGGGVEFGESSKDALKREFGEELGAEIEVGERLGVLENVFTWRGTAGHEIAFLYEAVFVDPSFYERDEMKIIDEPATACWVDLAGFRDGSKILYPEGLMGLLSPDQ